From Ancylobacter pratisalsi, one genomic window encodes:
- the otnK gene encoding 3-oxo-tetronate kinase yields the protein MLLGCVADDLTGATDLALTLTREGLRTVQINGVPKGDLDIGEVDAVVVALKSRTNPAQEAVAQSLEAARCLRAFGARRLMFKYCSTFDSTDHGNIGPVAQALLDFAGGDFTVFCPAFPRAGRSLFSGYLFVNGVPINESPMKDHPLTPMRDGNLCRVLQRQTSLPVGLVAYGDVDAGPDAVAGAFARETAAGRRALILDAISDAHLRTLGTAIADLPLITGGSGIAMGLPAAYLKSGLINALTPAPTTIAAPAGRSIVLAGSCSAATRGQVARAIAAGMPALRLDPNAIAEGTTTPDTVLAWLDAVSGDSPALVYSSADPEAVKAVQGRLGVQEAGHMVEALLASVAAALPAKGYGRIIVAGGETAGAVVGALGASALRIGPEIDPGVPWTASLSGPPLALALKSGNFGGEDFFLKAWDRLR from the coding sequence ATGCTGCTCGGATGCGTAGCCGACGACCTGACCGGGGCGACAGACCTCGCCCTCACCCTCACCCGTGAAGGGCTGCGGACCGTCCAGATCAACGGTGTACCGAAGGGCGATCTCGACATCGGCGAGGTCGACGCCGTGGTGGTGGCGCTGAAGTCCCGCACCAACCCGGCGCAGGAGGCGGTGGCCCAATCGCTGGAAGCCGCCCGGTGCCTGCGGGCCTTCGGCGCGCGCCGGCTGATGTTCAAATACTGCTCGACCTTCGACTCCACCGATCACGGCAATATCGGGCCGGTGGCGCAGGCCCTGCTCGATTTCGCCGGTGGCGATTTCACCGTGTTCTGCCCGGCGTTTCCCCGGGCCGGGCGCAGCCTCTTCAGCGGCTATCTCTTCGTCAACGGCGTGCCGATCAATGAGAGCCCGATGAAGGACCATCCGCTGACGCCGATGCGCGACGGCAATCTGTGCCGGGTCCTGCAACGCCAGACCTCGCTGCCCGTCGGGCTGGTCGCCTATGGCGACGTCGATGCCGGGCCCGACGCGGTTGCGGGCGCCTTCGCGCGTGAGACCGCCGCCGGTCGCCGTGCGCTTATCCTCGATGCGATCAGCGACGCCCACCTGCGCACATTGGGGACCGCCATCGCCGATCTGCCGCTGATCACCGGCGGTTCGGGCATCGCCATGGGTCTGCCGGCCGCCTATCTGAAGAGCGGCCTGATCAACGCCCTGACGCCGGCGCCGACCACCATCGCCGCGCCGGCGGGACGTTCGATCGTCCTCGCGGGTTCCTGTTCGGCGGCGACGCGCGGACAGGTGGCGCGGGCAATTGCCGCCGGCATGCCGGCACTGCGCCTTGACCCGAACGCGATTGCCGAGGGTACGACAACCCCGGACACGGTGCTGGCCTGGCTCGACGCCGTCTCCGGCGACAGCCCGGCGCTGGTCTATTCGAGCGCCGATCCGGAGGCGGTCAAGGCGGTGCAGGGCCGTCTCGGCGTGCAGGAAGCCGGGCACATGGTCGAGGCGCTGCTGGCCTCGGTCGCCGCGGCTCTGCCGGCGAAGGGGTATGGTCGTATCATCGTCGCTGGTGGCGAGACGGCGGGCGCCGTCGTCGGCGCGCTTGGCGCCAGCGCGCTGCGGATCGGGCCGGAGATCGACCCCGGCGTGCCGTGGACGGCGAGCCTGTCCGGCCCGCCCCTCGCACTGGCGCTGAAGTCCGGCAATTTCGGCGGCGAGGACTTCTTTCTGAAGGCATGGGACCGTCTGCGATGA
- a CDS encoding MalY/PatB family protein: protein MYDFDEVLDRRRPNTLKWSRTAPLLTPAQRAADPVPMWVADMDFRVAQPIIDALREEVDFGVFGYGEVPASCREAIVEWQARRFGWRPHPEWIVHTPGVVSALNTAIQAFTQPGDFVLVQPPVYFHIHHDVAINGRRVLHAPLVLDSDRYRFDPDAFEAAIRPGTKLFILCNPHNPTGNVFTRDELLAMAGICAKHGILVLSDEVHQDFILDPHTRHIPFAMLDETIADNTIVCTAPSKTFNLAGLQCANIFIPNGRRRGEFLAQCERNGSTGMNVMGVVACEAAYRHGEPWADAMLDYVRENQLHFSRRVSELKLPLRVCSTKALYLAWIDCRGLGKNVDELHDFLLREARIWLDPGTKFGPGGEGFMRINLACPRRLIDEALARLAAAL from the coding sequence ATGTATGACTTCGATGAGGTGCTGGACCGGCGTCGTCCCAACACGTTGAAATGGTCCCGGACCGCCCCCCTGCTCACACCCGCCCAGCGCGCCGCCGATCCGGTTCCGATGTGGGTGGCGGACATGGATTTCCGCGTGGCGCAGCCGATCATCGACGCCCTGCGCGAGGAAGTCGATTTCGGGGTGTTCGGCTATGGCGAAGTGCCGGCCTCCTGCCGGGAGGCCATTGTGGAATGGCAGGCGCGGCGGTTCGGCTGGCGCCCCCACCCGGAATGGATCGTGCACACGCCCGGCGTCGTCAGCGCGCTCAATACGGCGATCCAGGCCTTCACGCAGCCGGGCGATTTCGTTCTGGTGCAGCCGCCGGTGTATTTTCACATCCACCACGACGTCGCGATCAATGGCCGGCGGGTTCTGCACGCGCCGCTGGTCCTCGACAGCGACCGCTACCGTTTCGACCCGGACGCCTTCGAAGCGGCGATCCGGCCGGGCACGAAGCTGTTCATCCTGTGCAATCCCCACAATCCCACCGGCAATGTCTTCACGCGCGACGAGCTGCTCGCCATGGCCGGGATCTGCGCAAAGCACGGCATCCTGGTGCTGTCGGACGAGGTGCATCAGGATTTCATCCTCGATCCGCACACGCGGCACATCCCCTTCGCGATGCTCGATGAGACCATCGCCGACAACACGATTGTCTGCACCGCCCCCAGCAAGACCTTCAACCTTGCCGGCCTGCAATGCGCCAACATCTTCATCCCCAACGGACGGCGCCGGGGGGAGTTTCTGGCGCAATGCGAGAGGAACGGTTCGACAGGGATGAACGTGATGGGCGTCGTCGCCTGCGAAGCCGCCTATCGGCACGGCGAGCCCTGGGCCGATGCGATGCTGGACTATGTGCGGGAGAACCAGCTCCATTTCTCGCGCCGCGTGAGCGAGCTGAAACTGCCGCTGCGTGTGTGCTCGACCAAGGCGCTCTATCTCGCCTGGATCGACTGTCGCGGGCTCGGAAAGAACGTCGACGAACTCCACGACTTCCTGCTGCGCGAGGCGCGGATCTGGCTCGATCCGGGTACGAAGTTCGGGCCCGGCGGCGAAGGCTTCATGCGCATCAACCTCGCCTGCCCGCGCCGCCTGATCGACGAGGCGCTCGCTCGCCTCGCCGCCGCGCTGTAG
- a CDS encoding 3-hydroxyacyl-CoA dehydrogenase, whose protein sequence is MSRIAIIGCGVVGSSWTLVFARAGHEVVVYDPSPASADATLAFVRDSLAGTPELEAVIARIRTAPTLEEAVADASYVQESSPERLPIKQELYARLDTLVPPKVVIGSSTSGLPASSFTETLATRARCLVVHPVNPPHLIPLVELVPAPWTAPEALAFAGELMDAVGQQPIRLSREINGFVVNRLQSALLGEAFRLVEDGIVSTEDVDKAVAEGLGLRWFFMGPFETIDLNASTGIAEYCRNLGPMYYELAREQADPREWKAPLVATLEAARRVSVPAEKLSARRLWRDRWLAALVAAKAQIRKELGR, encoded by the coding sequence ATGTCTCGTATCGCCATTATCGGCTGTGGTGTCGTCGGATCGTCGTGGACGCTCGTCTTCGCGCGCGCCGGCCATGAGGTGGTCGTGTACGATCCCTCGCCCGCCTCGGCCGATGCCACGCTCGCCTTCGTGAGGGACTCACTCGCCGGCACGCCCGAGCTTGAAGCGGTCATTGCGCGCATCCGCACCGCGCCGACGCTTGAAGAGGCGGTGGCCGACGCCTCCTATGTGCAGGAGAGTTCGCCCGAACGCCTGCCGATCAAGCAGGAACTCTACGCCCGGCTCGATACGCTGGTGCCGCCGAAGGTCGTGATCGGCAGCTCGACGTCGGGCCTGCCGGCCTCTTCCTTCACCGAAACGCTGGCGACGCGCGCCCGCTGTCTCGTGGTGCACCCGGTCAATCCGCCCCATCTCATCCCGCTGGTCGAGCTGGTGCCGGCGCCCTGGACGGCGCCGGAGGCTCTCGCCTTTGCCGGCGAACTGATGGATGCGGTCGGGCAGCAGCCGATCCGGCTCAGTCGGGAGATCAACGGCTTCGTGGTCAACCGTCTGCAGAGCGCGCTGCTGGGCGAGGCGTTCCGGCTGGTGGAGGACGGCATCGTCTCCACCGAGGATGTCGACAAGGCGGTGGCGGAAGGGCTCGGCCTGCGCTGGTTCTTCATGGGGCCGTTCGAGACCATCGACCTCAACGCCTCCACCGGCATCGCCGAGTACTGCCGCAATCTCGGACCGATGTATTACGAGCTGGCCAGGGAACAGGCCGATCCGCGCGAGTGGAAGGCGCCGCTGGTGGCCACGCTGGAGGCCGCGCGCCGTGTGAGCGTTCCCGCGGAAAAGCTGTCGGCCCGCCGGCTGTGGCGCGACCGCTGGCTTGCGGCGCTGGTGGCGGCAAAGGCGCAGATCCGCAAGGAATTGGGACGCTGA
- a CDS encoding ABC transporter permease encodes MTQTTTGRSFKALTGFVSIYGLLIVFALVLIVFSALRPNTFLSSGNIGNLLTSQSITALLAFAVMLPLTTGRFDMSVGYHIGLAHVLMIGLQVNAAVPWPLAALIVLAAGLVIGLINGLLVTRFKIDAFIATMGMGSLLYGVSNWYTDGQQIPGFSLPDSFTGLTGFVHGVPVTALYVAVVGIILWVILERMPVGRGLYVIGSNARAAELSGISVPNYVLGAFIGSGLLCALAGILLASILRAATPSVGAEYLLPAFAGVLLGATSIKPGRVNVLGTLLAVLVLAFSFSGVQQLGAAFYVEYFFNGGILIIAVSLSVYAANRRRKEAVAASS; translated from the coding sequence GTGACTCAGACCACAACGGGACGCTCGTTCAAGGCGCTGACCGGGTTCGTGTCGATCTATGGCCTGCTTATTGTCTTCGCGCTGGTTCTCATCGTGTTTTCCGCGCTCAGGCCGAACACCTTCCTGTCGAGCGGGAACATCGGAAACCTGCTCACCAGCCAGTCGATCACCGCGCTGCTCGCCTTCGCGGTGATGCTGCCGCTCACGACCGGACGGTTCGACATGTCCGTGGGCTATCACATCGGCCTCGCCCATGTGCTGATGATCGGCCTGCAGGTGAACGCCGCCGTGCCGTGGCCGCTGGCCGCGCTGATCGTGCTGGCGGCGGGACTTGTCATCGGTCTGATCAATGGACTGCTTGTCACCCGTTTCAAGATCGACGCCTTCATCGCCACGATGGGCATGGGCTCGCTGCTCTACGGCGTGTCCAACTGGTACACCGACGGCCAGCAGATACCCGGCTTCAGCCTGCCCGACAGCTTCACCGGCCTGACCGGGTTCGTTCACGGCGTGCCGGTGACGGCGCTTTATGTGGCGGTGGTCGGCATCATCCTGTGGGTGATCCTGGAGCGGATGCCGGTGGGACGCGGTCTTTACGTCATCGGCTCTAACGCCCGTGCCGCCGAACTTTCCGGCATTTCCGTGCCGAACTATGTCCTGGGCGCCTTCATTGGCTCGGGCCTGCTGTGCGCGCTGGCCGGCATCCTGCTCGCCTCGATCCTGCGCGCGGCGACGCCCTCGGTGGGCGCCGAATATCTGCTTCCCGCCTTCGCCGGCGTGCTGCTCGGCGCGACGTCGATCAAGCCGGGCCGGGTGAACGTGCTTGGCACACTGCTGGCGGTGCTGGTGCTCGCCTTCTCCTTCTCCGGCGTGCAGCAGCTCGGGGCCGCGTTCTACGTCGAATACTTCTTCAACGGCGGCATCCTGATCATCGCCGTGAGCCTGTCCGTCTACGCCGCCAACCGGCGGCGCAAGGAGGCGGTGGCCGCCTCGTCCTGA
- a CDS encoding SMP-30/gluconolactonase/LRE family protein, which translates to MSYFEVVDRRFTSFIIPVCQLETLHTGTRWAEGPVYFADGRFLVFSDIPNDRMLRWDEETGAVANFRFPANHANGNTRDRDGRLVTCEHGARRITRTEHDGRITVLVDAVEGKRLNSPNDVVVKSDGTLWFTDPPYGILTDYEGNKADSEIGRCNVYRLDPADGRVTMVADDFDKPNGLAFSPDEKWLYIADSGRSHGAHLPHHIRRFSVGEDGTLAGGDVFASIDPGVPDGIRVDTEGHLWVSAGDGVHCYAPDGDLLGKILIPETVANITFGGPKRNRLFIAATTSLYAVYLNARGAQTP; encoded by the coding sequence ATGTCGTATTTCGAGGTCGTGGACCGCCGGTTTACCTCCTTCATCATTCCTGTCTGCCAGCTTGAAACGCTTCACACCGGAACGCGGTGGGCGGAAGGCCCGGTCTATTTCGCCGATGGCCGCTTTCTCGTCTTCAGCGACATCCCCAATGACCGCATGCTGCGCTGGGACGAGGAAACCGGGGCGGTCGCCAATTTCCGTTTCCCGGCGAACCACGCCAACGGCAACACGCGCGACCGCGACGGGCGGCTGGTCACCTGCGAGCACGGCGCCCGCCGGATCACCCGCACCGAGCACGATGGACGGATCACCGTTCTCGTCGACGCGGTCGAAGGCAAGCGGCTGAACTCGCCCAACGATGTGGTGGTGAAGTCGGACGGCACGCTGTGGTTCACCGACCCGCCCTACGGCATCCTCACCGATTATGAGGGGAACAAGGCGGATAGCGAGATCGGCCGTTGCAACGTCTATCGCCTCGACCCGGCGGACGGCCGTGTCACGATGGTCGCGGACGATTTCGACAAGCCCAATGGCCTCGCCTTCTCGCCGGACGAGAAGTGGCTCTACATCGCCGATTCCGGCCGCTCGCATGGCGCGCATCTGCCCCATCACATACGCCGCTTCAGCGTGGGTGAGGACGGGACGCTTGCCGGCGGCGACGTGTTCGCCAGCATCGATCCGGGCGTTCCCGATGGCATCCGCGTCGACACGGAAGGCCATCTCTGGGTCAGTGCCGGCGACGGCGTGCACTGCTACGCACCGGACGGCGATCTGCTGGGCAAGATCCTGATCCCGGAAACCGTCGCCAACATCACCTTTGGCGGACCGAAGCGGAACCGGCTCTTCATTGCCGCCACCACCTCGCTCTACGCCGTGTATCTCAATGCGCGCGGCGCGCAGACACCCTGA
- the otnC gene encoding 3-oxo-tetronate 4-phosphate decarboxylase, giving the protein MSDEAAIRERICRVGASLFQRGLTFGSTGNISVRLDDGGWLMTPTNASLGELDPSRLSRLDMEGRHIGGDKPTKEAFLHRVMYGQRTAARAVVHLHSTHSVAVSCLCGLDPSNCLPPLTAYYVMRVGRLPLVPYCPPGDESLAKAVEAFAGTHHAVLLANHGPIVAGTSLENAMYATEELEETARIYLLLRDRPVSPLTCEQVDDLRERHELW; this is encoded by the coding sequence ATGAGCGATGAGGCCGCGATCCGGGAACGCATCTGCCGTGTCGGCGCGTCGCTGTTTCAGCGCGGGCTCACCTTCGGTTCGACCGGCAATATTTCGGTCCGCCTCGACGATGGCGGCTGGCTGATGACGCCGACCAACGCCTCGCTCGGCGAGCTGGACCCCTCGCGCCTGTCACGCCTCGACATGGAGGGGCGACACATAGGTGGCGACAAGCCGACCAAGGAGGCTTTCCTCCACCGTGTCATGTATGGGCAACGCACCGCCGCGCGGGCGGTGGTGCATCTTCATTCCACCCATTCGGTGGCGGTGTCCTGCCTGTGCGGGCTGGACCCCAGCAACTGTCTGCCCCCTCTCACCGCCTATTACGTGATGCGCGTCGGCCGGCTGCCGCTGGTGCCGTACTGCCCGCCGGGCGACGAGAGCCTCGCCAAGGCGGTCGAAGCGTTCGCGGGGACCCATCACGCCGTGCTGCTCGCCAATCATGGCCCGATCGTCGCCGGCACCAGTCTCGAGAACGCGATGTATGCGACCGAGGAACTGGAGGAGACGGCGCGCATCTATCTTTTGCTGCGCGACCGCCCGGTGTCGCCGCTCACCTGCGAGCAGGTGGACGATTTGCGGGAGCGCCACGAACTCTGGTGA
- a CDS encoding FCD domain-containing protein, with the protein MSQAPIHAIKRNRLFDQIAEHLSQMIYSGELKVGDTLPSERELMERFQVGRPAVREALLWLNKKGLISVSGGERARVTAPDPKDILDQLSGAAHFLLSQPQGVQLFQQTRLLVEVALAREAARSASDEQIAELQTLLVANLASVDIPDFVQTDDAFHFAVARVAGNPVINALYEGVLELLQDQRHTALKDPRAMAAARKCHEAIFQSIATHDPDRAEAEMRQHLHLVETYYWAVRSQKP; encoded by the coding sequence ATGAGCCAAGCGCCCATCCACGCGATCAAACGGAACCGGCTGTTCGACCAGATCGCCGAGCATCTCTCGCAGATGATCTATTCCGGCGAGCTGAAGGTCGGCGACACGTTGCCCTCCGAGCGTGAACTGATGGAGCGCTTTCAGGTCGGCCGTCCGGCGGTGCGCGAGGCCCTGTTGTGGCTGAACAAGAAGGGGCTGATCTCGGTCAGTGGCGGGGAACGGGCGCGGGTGACGGCGCCCGACCCGAAGGACATACTCGACCAGCTCTCGGGCGCGGCCCACTTCCTGCTGTCACAGCCGCAGGGCGTTCAGCTGTTCCAGCAGACGCGGCTTCTGGTCGAGGTAGCGCTGGCGCGCGAGGCGGCGCGCAGCGCCAGCGACGAACAGATCGCGGAGCTTCAGACGCTTCTGGTGGCCAATCTCGCCAGCGTCGACATTCCCGATTTCGTGCAGACCGACGACGCGTTCCACTTCGCGGTGGCGCGCGTCGCCGGCAATCCGGTCATCAACGCCCTGTATGAGGGCGTGCTGGAACTGCTGCAGGATCAGCGCCACACCGCGTTGAAGGATCCTCGCGCGATGGCCGCCGCGCGCAAGTGCCACGAGGCGATCTTCCAGTCGATCGCCACGCACGACCCGGACCGCGCCGAGGCGGAGATGCGCCAGCATCTGCATCTCGTCGAGACCTATTACTGGGCCGTGCGCTCGCAAAAACCTTAA